The Pithys albifrons albifrons isolate INPA30051 chromosome 4, PitAlb_v1, whole genome shotgun sequence genome segment TTCACCAAAGAGCAAGAACAGCATGAGATAACTCTTAATAAATGCTAATTATACAAGTGTGCTCAGTagtctaattaaaaaaaaagcagaatgttTACAAATGTCTCAAtgtgctgctggaaaaaaaaaccaaaccaaagttAACATTGTATTTATTCAGAATAAATCCTtagatacatttttaaagaaaagattcAGGGTTTAATTATTTGGCTCTTGTGTGATAAAGGATTTCAATGAAAGACAAGCAGAGGTGAAGCGTGAGCCTTTCATAAGCTGTCTGTAAGGGCGAGCAACAGGATTATTACCTGTATTTCATGGAAGCTAAGAGGAACTCCTAAACTCAGCAGCCTTACTGTGAGGGAAAGACCAGTTTTGTGCCAAAATGCAAAGATACTAGCTACATGAGTGAGAAATTTTGATAATAAAAGGTATGacataaaattatgaaatgGAAGATTCCACAAGTTTGAAAGTACTGAgaaacagtgaaatatttaaacGCAAGATTTGATATGTTTTCTTTGTAATTGACAAAATCATGTCAACTACTGGAACCCCAGTTACTCCCTGCTGCTACTGAACACTAAAATTTACCAGCAGctatttgaaacaaaaagattttGATAATATGCAGTTGTGGGGTTTggcataggaaaataaaaaaaaacccaacaaattaGTTTACTATTGCTCTTCATACATCAGTGTTTAAATTAATAATGGTCTTTAGAAATAATGCGCAATGTAACTATGTATATTCTGAACTGAAATATGCCCAAACCACAGACTATCTGAGATCAATATCACAGTATTGACTTTGGACTTGTATTTACATAGAAAATTGctaatatataatatacatgCATAGTATGTGTCCGTTCCTTTCTATCTAGGCTTAAATATTTGGCACACAGCACAATCATCACTTCAGCACAACAtcaatttgaaataaaacaagaagTCTTGCCTGTGATCTTTAACGTAAAACTTTAATTACTAAGCACATGAAATTAATTATGATTAAATCCATGCAGATATTCAGATTGCACaacaaaatattcaaatacaattgtatttttaaaatttactcaGTCTATCTCAGTTTATCTACTTTGAGGTAAAATGTAAGACTATACCAAGAAATTATAACCTTAGCATAAATAAACAAGTATTGATATTTCCAGAACAAAATAATCAGTGAAACCAGCAATTTTTAACATGTATATCagtacaagagaaacagcccaTTTCCTTCCTTCAGAGTGTGATCCCCTTGTCTGAAATAAATTCCTAAATACTATAAAACTGCATACTACTAAAGCACAGCAGCCAGTTGGCCCCCAACATAAGATTCCTACCTGTTTACTGCAGTGTTGGGACAAGTTATTtgcaaaaatatataatttcaaaGATTAAGGAGTTTAATTAAACAACTTCCAAACAAGCATACTGAAAGCTGCACAACCAAATCCCCATGGGAATACTACAAAATGCCTTTGGAcaaaatttcaaatataaaGACCTTAAATTCAGGTCAAAAACACATGACCAATTAACATTTTTATGCTGTCACTTGCAAGCACAAAAGTAGACAAGTTCCATGTTTGTGCACTTTGGTGTATTTTCATGTGGGGTTATTTAAGTAACTCTGTAAAGAATCAGGTAGCTGCAAAGGGTTCAACTGCATATACAGATTCAAAGTGACCACAGGCCTTCTCCCAGTCACATCATTTCCCCAGATGACAGTGGCCTCTCACATTTCTCTAACTTCAAGAAGAACtaaattcatatttattttcatcacaAGTAGAACAATGAGACTACAAATACAAACAACCTGCTATAGTCTGCAATAGCTGAGGTTTGCATCTCCTGAACTGATATTCACTCATGCGAGCAACAATACAAGGAACATGACAGAAAAACTAGAATATAAATATACTGCACCATGAAACACTACAAGTAGAATATACAAAAATTATATTATGGCATTAATTATATGTAAACATATTAAAATGAACACCTTAAAATTAATACAGTTTGGAAGGTAAACATAACCTACAGTCTAAATTTTCAAATGGCTGTTTGTCAATGCAGCATAGAACATTTCCATAGTGCAAATCTTACCAACTGTATGAAAGATACTGTCCCCTTCTGAAAAAAGCTCCTTTCCCCACTCCCCCAAAGAATGATTTGAAGTCCTATCTCATTTCACATTGAATACAAGATGTGGTTTGAAACATACCAACATATGGAAGCTTAattttaacactgaaaaaagtTGAATAATGTTGAGAAAGTAAACAAGTTAGATATGTTATAGCTGGAAGACAAAGTCCAAAAATCTGATCCctggaaatgaagaaataaaaagagactggtatttcctttctttcatctGTGGGAAACATATGGTATGACAATACAGCAGGCTCCCTATACTGTACAGCAACCATAAGATTACTTCAATTGCTGAAGGATCACAGTGTTAAGTATATCTGCTTCTTGTAGTGTCAGGCTTTCATCTGTTAGCTCTTTACTTGGAAAGGTAGTCACAAGAACAAAATCAGTTGTTGCAAAAGCTGGACGGGACTGGATAATGAAGTCTCGAATATGCTTAATCCTGTGAAAAGGATATGGACATGAAAACTGTGTATGATTCCATTTTGGCACATATCTCTGTACACTAAGATGATCAGACAACACAAAACCATCAAACAAACTAAATCCTAAATTTGACATTTCCATTTGATCCAGATGATTAATGAGAGTAGCTTGCATTTTCTTTACTCTTGTAttaaaaaacttgaaaaatgaTTGTTGCTTGTTTTCTCAAATAAcagaaacaatatttttaacatgGAAGTATATTGCAAACTGGTAACACAAAAAGTCAAGTAACTTCATTACTAattcacagaagcacagaatatggtgagttggaagggacccataaggatcatcaagtccaacccttagccctgcacaggaccatacccaagagtcacaccatgttaGTATATTCCAAAAAGGTGCAATTATTAATGGAAGGAGGAATCGTAAAACATATGGTCAcagtaaagagaaaacaagagggGAATTACTAACACACTTCAACAGCAGAAGGTTTCCCTACTTTCACTTGGCACTGAACTTCTGAACAATAGTTAACAAAATAACCAAATGACCAgtataacaataataatttaattttataagacatggatgaaaaaaatagtattttagagataaaaacatgaaatttgAGGTTTCTCCCCTAAGACACTAAGCTGAGAATAAATCTTTGAAGATCTTCTGTAATTAGTAAGTTAGCAGCTTTCCTGTAGCCAAATAAGCAGGAACTTCAGCTTTCTATCAGTCTTCAAGGCCTATGACATAAGCAGTGCACCTTAGTAGCTGATTTTAATCATGCACGGATAAATAAAAAGATTTGCAGCCAAAAGAAAGTTATCTTATCAACATATCCTTGATTACCGATGTTACTGGCAAGTTTACCACTTTGATCCTCATGCAGACAGAAGGACACCCAGCATGGCTACAGAGGCTTCCAATAAGCCCTACAGTTTGTCTAAGTCGCTTCTGCAAAGGTGCTGCGAAGAAAGGATCTGGGCCTGTACATCAGTGTACATTGTCAGGTCTGTTAAAGCATCCAGAATTATTGCTGTATCTTCCTCCCTATTGGCACCTCAGCTAAAATTGCCTTATTGTAGTCTGTGTGTATTGTCAGGTGAAGAAAGCCACACATTGTCCATATTCTGagcaagaaaatataaaaaggaaagacGTGAACTGTGCATGTAACAATATGAACATGGAATTGGGCCCGTGCTAAGACTTAAATCAGAATTCAAATTTCAAAATCATTGGTGCAGATTTCAAACCAAGGCTGGCTTGAATACCCCTTAAACATGGGTGGACTACTGCCCAAATCTCTGCACCCTGCCCAAAGTTCTCTCAGACATGTAGTGGAAAGCAAAACTTTGCAGAACCTTGCACTAACACAACCTCTTAGGCAAATAGATGGAGTTGGCCAACACCATTtgtggcactgccccagcaatGTCAATAAAATCAGTGGCAAGCTCTAATGAGAGCAAGCTACTATCAGATCTAAATACCCCACCAAGTTCCCACACTGCCAGATCTTAGGAGACGACGGTCCAAAACAATACAAAATTTGGTTCTCAGTATTATGTCCAGCCCACATGCCAGAATTGCAAATGAGCATGTTGTGCCTATAACCCTTCTGCATACGGGCTGCAGTCCACACTTAGAACCCATGCTATGCTTAGTCACACTCCTGAGTGTAATAAGGTAGAAAGCTGGAGCTCTTGATTATGGGCCACAGGATTTCTCTGCCCATAGTGTGGACTATATTCCAATTGAGACTATAGTCCACACTTTGCAAAAAAGTGTTTTCACGGTGTTTTCTGACTCATCCACCTGCTCCTCCCAAAAAGGGGTCAGGGTTGGGATGACTACATAGTGGGGCTGTGCAGATTTCTGTCATCCTGAAAACAGTCATGGCTTGTGCCATGtccttaaaaaaatcacaggatgTAATTGGTTATTAAAGTTTGTGACTTTGCAGTTATCAAATACCTTCTGTTTCCAAATGCAGAATTTTGCTTTGACAGTCAATTTATCAGTACATCCATGTAATGAAATGACACAGAACTATGCATTTCAGTGAAGCTGTACTTCCCTTTTGCTGTCTTGTTGATACCCACTTAATGACAAAACACAAACTTATCAAAATAGTTACTGTTACCTGCACTGATGCAGAATCAATTTACCTGTGTGTTTGATTAAATCTTTGTATTAATCGGCTTCCATCTGCTAATCTAATTTGAATTTTAGTTGCTGGCATGGAATCATCAATCAGAACAGGTGCATTAAgaatggatttctcctcctcctctggggAAGATGGCGTGCTGACTATTTCGGGTGTAAGGCTAAaagattgggaaaaaaaaaaagcaaataaaccagTTGTTACTAATTGAGCCAAAGCACAATTGCACGTTTCAGTTGTGTTTTTCACTGAATAACTACCACGTATAGCTAGTACAAGTAAGCAATCAAAATTCTCTCAAAGTTATCTGAACTAAGTATAAACAAAGCTTTTCTAGTAGACACAAATTATTCTTTTGTAGTTTCTTGTCAATGATTGCAAtacttcatatttatttttcttataacTGTGATATCATTACATTTGCATGATTTTAAATAGGTAACCAAGTAGAAATAGAACTATTTTTGCTTATGTTTACAAAGCATGAAATGGCAGATACCTGTGATACCAAGATCATGTATCATATCTCCTggactttattaaaaaataatcaaacacCATTATAGTGCACTAAACTAACACAAACTGCTTTAGGAATTGCTTTTAGGAGCATTACTGTATGATTCTGGTCACCCCCCACCCTTTTGAAGCACAAATGATATTAACAAGACACTGATAATCACCACAGAGCATGTGGACTATTTTACAATTAGTATAATAAAAACATAACTCTGTTGGAGATAATCAGTTGGCTGCTCCTTTCATTGTTTACATGCCTGAGACTTCATCAGCtacttaaacaaacaaaaatgccaTACAACTGGTGTGCTCATTTTCTTATATGTGAAATCTCCAGCTATTTTCTTCCATAATCTGGGCAAGTGCTCAGGTGAAGAAGTTATCATATACAATTGTTCCCTTTTTCACCTCTATCCCTTCTCAGTTTTACTGAGGAcatttcctcatttttaaaaagatggaATATAAATCAGAAGAAGTAAGCATTTATTGAATTAAATTACTTGAAGAAGCACACCAGTAATACCTTTTTTGGGCAACCAAATGTATTATGTGAATAAATGCAATGATGACCAGAAATCTGGAATTGTTTACAATTCAACAGCTAATATCAAGTCAGCTGTAAAAGATGCTTTAAAGCTTCTAACTGTTATGTGAAAAAGCTAATGACTGGCAGAGTTGAGGTGACATTACTGTTTACTCTGACCAATTTAGGTGAACACAGATTATGCACTTTTGGACAAAGTAGTCTGAAATTTTCAGTCACAGGAATGAAACAGGATACGAATACAGagcacagaacagaaaatgtagcTTTTGTCACCTTCCAAGTTTTTGCCCTTCGCCACTGAAAGCTTTGAACCGCAGTCTGGGCTTCACATATTCCTGTTCTTGGTGATCTTCCATATCCAAGTTAACCTGGCCACCATGAACGAGCCGCTGCAGTTCCACAGGAATTTCCCttaatgaaaaacataaaaatttccCAGTTACATTCTGAGCTGCAAAATGAAACTATACAAAAAGTACACACACAGTATGAGTCATTATTAATAGCATGTTTACTTTGAAAGTGACAATCAATTGTTTTATGAATTGATTGCATCctaaaggaagggaaaaaaaatcagcgAGCTGACAGTCAGAACTTAAAAACATACTGACAGTTGAAACACAGAATGAGCAAATAAAACATGTGAATCTAAAAGCTGCTGCAACAAGTACTGTTCAGAGTTAATCCACCAGAAGAACCAAAGTATTCCAAATGTTTAAAGGTCTCATGCATCTGAGGACAAATACAGAATGTACTTTATGGGTGCAGGCAGAAAAGAAGCCTAGAGATTTTAATAATTATAAATGTGTGGagaaagaatttttcttcatttcacttGAAAGTCACACCTCAAAAAAGTTGCCATTTTAACCTACCCTCTTTTAACAGACTCAAGAAACTGAGCATTTATTGGGTCTGAATAAGATCTCAACTCGCCATCATCTAAACTGAAGCCATTCCTCCAGAGTTTCAACAAAATTTGAACCTATGAAGAAAAACCAGTGAAATAAAGGGAAGTGAAGACAGATACATAAGACAGTGCAATTTCGTACAGATTAGTTATACATGTTTTGATCTACACTGAACAGATTTTGTACCAGATCACAAACAAGAatgcaaacaacaaaataagAACAGAGCACTGGACTGTAACTGTCATTGTTAGAATCTtttcaaaaaaagcaaataactaCTATCTACTTTGAGACCACTTTTACACCTGGGGAAAAAGAATTTCTTAATGTGCTATCCATGACATAAAGTATGATAGCGTGACTGCGCATCTTCACAGCATTCCAATTACTTTCAAAAGCACTAAACATTTTTGTTgataaattaagaaataaacctGTAAAATTACAAATTACTGCTGATATACATCTACTACAGCCAAAACTACTCTTTCCTCAGGTTATTACATGCTGCGCTCCCATGAATTTGATACTAGCTCCATTCAGTTCAAATGCTGGCAATCCTGGAAATCAgccttcttccctccttccttcttttcctacACAACAGGTCCAGCCAGAGCCTTTCAGCTTTGGAGCATGCACCTCTTCCTTGCAACTGCCTTGCAATCCAGTACAACTAGCCTTTCCTAGCCAACAAAACTGGCCTTTCCTTAGAAAACTATCCCTGCTCCCATTTATGGTTAAGCTCACAGGTTTCTGGCTGAGTACAGCTGACTATTACCTGGAGAGCAGAAGGTTTACTTAGGAGAGTAGAAGGTATCCACTCCTGCGGTGACATGATAGCACAACCCAGACAGAACCACATCCTCACTCAATTCTTGGCCTTACTtatttcttgggtttgtttctaAATGAGATCAACGGTTGCTTCAGCCACTCACAAAAATGTCAAAGTCCAGAGAATTTTGTTCTTCCTCACCCTCTCACTCAGTTCCAGCTTTTTAAGTGATAGGAAAGAATGGCCAGACAATTTCAAAAGGCCTCTAACATGGTGCTTCACCTTTCTTAGAATACACCCATGTCCTCCAATTTGAGATTGGCTACTTTGCAAGCCAAAGTGAGAATCATTTCCCAGAAGGATGAAAATGTCAGCATAGCAAAGAGAATGCAGAACAACAGCTGGAGGAAAGTAACTGAAAGGAAGGTGTGCTAAGAATTTCAAAGTAATTTACACCCAACAATTCCATAATGGAAGCCTTTGGGATGAACATCTGTTCTCTTTGGACACTTTAACAACTTCTACTTAACACATATCTAATATTtagatattattttttcctcacaaaCATAGTTAAGAGTAATACTGGCATTTCAAGCTGTAAACATGATTAAACAGGCATGTGTAGGAGGTTCTGTTTTCTGCTACTCAGAATTTTACTTACATCTTGATTTTCTCCATATATGTATTCAGAGTGCTTTTGTGATGAATCACCCAATCTATAGCCACCACCAGAAAATGACTGAAAGAATTACATAGAAAAGCTTATTGGAATAATTATATGAACCAGTTTCTTAAAATTCTTACCTAGGtgcaaaaaaaagaagcatCCACAGCTTGCTTCTCTGATAAAAAGCAAATACTCTGTCATAACGTATTTTCTAAGTGGAAAATTACACCTAGTAAGCATAATCAGGCTAAGCAAGCTTTGTGTGATGGACTTCAGTTTCTATTCTGTACATTTTTCAAAGAATTATAAAACAGCatgggttggaagaaacctctaAAGGTCACCAAGCCCCAGTCTCCCCTGCAACAAGCAGGAACATCTACTATAACAcattgctcaaagtcccatccaactcTGACCCTGAATGTTCCCAGGGACAGGGTATCCactgcctctctgggcaacctgttccagtgttttaccatACTTGgtgaaaaaatttctttcttatatgTATGCTGTATCTACCCTCTtagtttttaaaatcattaccccttgtcctatcaaaACAGGCCCTACTAAAAagtctgtccccatctttcttataagcccccttcaagtactggaaggctgcaataaggtctccccagagccttctcttctccaagctgaacaatctcaactctctcagcctttcctcataggagagatgctTCATCCCTCTGGACTCACTCTAACAGGTTGATatccttgtgctgagaccccagAGCTGAATGCAGTCCTGCAGGTGATGTCTCACACCTGGAGAGGAGTACAGGGGCAGAATTACCTCCCTtaccctgctggccacacttcttGCAGTCCAGGATATGTTTGGCTTTCTAGACTGTaggtgcacattgctgggtcatgtctAGCTTTTCACCCACCAGTGCCCCCAAGTCCTTCCCCATGAgctgctctcaatctgttcatGTCTCAAGATGTATTGATACTGGGCATTGCCCTGATACAGGTGCAGCACTTTGGATTTGGCCTTGTTGACCTCACGGGGTTCCAGGTTCCCATAGGTCCATTCACTTCTCCAGCTTGTCCAGGTTCCCCGGTTGGAATCCCATCCCTCAGGCATGTCAACCACAACACTCAGACTGGTGTCATCTCCAAACCTGCTGAGGGTACACTTGATCTCACTGTCTGTATTACTGATGAAGGTATTAACTGCTGACCACGACCCTCTAGGAGTAAATCTATGGGTAAGAGATTTTGATTTGGGATGCAAATTTAGTCTGGTTGCTTTTTCTATCAattgtaattaaaaacaaagaaaatccaGTTCATGATGATTTCTAATGATTTCCCCTGGAATTGTGTGGttcttcctgtttgttttctagAGCAAGCTATTGGAGCACAGACAATCTGCAACTGTGCTGAGCAAATCCCCTGCTTTTTGCCAACAGCAAAATGGTGGACTTGCTCTCGTGGTTTGATGAGTTTCAGAGACACCAATGTAACTAGAGATCAAAACGTCTTTTAACTTTTACCTTAGCTTTACTGAAATCACCAGATGCTCTTGAAGCTTCATCTAATGGGACAGCTCCATGCTCTTTTGCTTCCTTAAAGAGTTCAGCAACAATTTTACTTGGATTACTAGAAGTCCCAGAAATCTGTAGTCCTTTATATTCTGGATCACCTGAATAAAATCTTTAGAGTAGTAATGCACATAAGCAACAATGCTTTAAAGGACAAGCAAAATTTttctgtcaaaagaaaaaaaatgaaccaaGAGACAAATTTGGCACAAAACCTTTTCATTCTGATCACAGAAATGTTCCACTTGCGTCTGACCTTCCCAGTAATCCAAACAGCATTACATCAAAGATATTTCACTAACAACCAACCAGGGTGCCTTCTGGAACAGATCCCAGAGGTTAGAGGGCAGGGTCATACATTATAAGTGAGCACAGTCCTGATGCATCTGTCTATCTTATGTGGATGTCACCTGCTCCCAGAAAGACACATTTCCTCAGAGGTATCCTGTGCACGGGACTGTGCCTGGGCTGGATAGAATACAGAGACACAACTAACACCATCTTGGCAGAATAAGCATAAAACTTTTTCTGGAAAACCTCAACAGTGCCACTGATGCCTGTAGATTGCGTACCCTtgtgaacagagacacactgcagacaAGTTAACGAAGAAAGATATAGGGTTTTATTAGAAGGACCTTCCGCGatcaaacccaagggggtttgacCCCAGGATTGACCCTATGGTCAGGAAGTCACAGGGTTTTATACCCCTCACCGACATCCAATCAGAAGTTCCCATTTCTCTGtaatgcccacccaaaagtcCTGCCAATCTGCCCCCTTCGGGATGGGGGGGCAGTTAGGCCTTCTTCTGTTGTTTAGTCTTCTCttatcttgcaggtgtctgctgaaaaacagctcAGCCTTGACAAAGCCTGCTAGGCATCACcacaatttgattttttaattcacaGATCAAGCATATTTCCCTTCCTGCCAATAccagaaatggaaattttttaataaatttaattaagctttcaagacattttaaaacctgcagaaactgctgcaaaaactactttttgggggtttttcttcACCACAGTGATATTATTAGCTCTTGAAGATGAAatgttaaaatacaaataattcaaaatagTTCAATGGTTCAAAACTGCATCTGTTTGATTATGAAGATCAAGACATTCCTTGAGAATTATCTTGAGAAAGATGCTATAATCTCTAAATACCAATGGAATATTATGTAAAAAAatctatatataaatacataatcTTGCAAACCTTAGTGTTTTATCTTTGACCATAGGAAACATTAATAACTAGTAAGTGCTTCCTACTTTCCTCAACTTTTACATTTAACCACTTGAGGCAAGCGAAACCCATGTGAAACTGTCTCTCAGGCCAGGGACTTCAAAACCTGTTGATTCCATGATATTTTACAGTTACCAAAAATCAGTATTGGGCATGAAGGTACTATACAACCATACTGCTTTTATAACGTAACTAACTGTCAATCCCTtagtatgtatggccaaacttcgcgaacgaagatttgggaagggctgtccccatgtgggtgggcccttccagcctgcacagtggattttaggtgaggctcagcgtgcgcagaactggcctcaccgtttaagtcctgaggttcatctgccacggccgagcgagcttggacggtgccagtgaagtcctcaggactagaacctacagcacccggcatttcccaggaggtctcccatccaagtactaatccggggctgaccctgcttagcttctgagatctgacaggattggatgtcagggaggcatttaactgcccaaaTCCCTTAGTAACATCCCCCTTTTTGTACATAAATCTGTGTGTATTATCCCAACTGCCATTTGTATAGAAAATCTTCAATTAACAGATATAAAAGAATGATGGTGGCAAGGAGATGAAACAAGAATTCTCGTCATAATTTACATTCAAGAAAGACAGGAGGTACTCAAATATTTAAACCATGGATACAAAGAATAACTCTAAGTTACAACTTTTACAACCATAGAGTTGTGTTAAAGCACCTACAGGTTCTACATCACTACAGTCAGATTCTGCTAGCAGTTTTACTCTAAGTTTACAGTTAACACTTTAATAAGTCACACAGCATCCCTGCAGTTACTGGTCTTTCGCAGGACAGACCCAGCTCACATGCATTTAGAAGAAACAGGAGGGAGCAAAATGTGAATGTGACAAACCCCCCAGCCAGTTTCACAATtgttaaataatttct includes the following:
- the UBXN2B gene encoding UBX domain-containing protein 2B, translating into MADGGAADGGAAPAQRDRDRVRDRDRDGEAAAAGAAGGRRDRQPRGSGRPPSARDLQLALAELYEDEAKRQSLCSDKPTATKISNPKVSQSLKLDSLRRLRKPERSMSDDKENQRFYSGDPEYKGLQISGTSSNPSKIVAELFKEAKEHGAVPLDEASRASGDFSKAKSFSGGGYRLGDSSQKHSEYIYGENQDVQILLKLWRNGFSLDDGELRSYSDPINAQFLESVKRGEIPVELQRLVHGGQVNLDMEDHQEQEYVKPRLRFKAFSGEGQKLGSLTPEIVSTPSSPEEEEKSILNAPVLIDDSMPATKIQIRLADGSRLIQRFNQTHRIKHIRDFIIQSRPAFATTDFVLVTTFPSKELTDESLTLQEADILNTVILQQLK